The Mytilus trossulus isolate FHL-02 unplaced genomic scaffold, PNRI_Mtr1.1.1.hap1 h1tg000253l__unscaffolded, whole genome shotgun sequence DNA segment atttgcatataggctattttttacctgattaaattaaatatgtaataaaaaatataccttcatgtgctactttttgagtaaaatgaggtcgaaattttgtacatttgcccaaaattcagatttgtggcagtaatttctttttcgaaagaaagacataacttttttgttataaaagataaacacaaattgttttttgttaaataatcggtaatttctgtattttataaatatcctacaaaatatgcattttttttattcagaaataactcatatttatcaaatgtccatgaattgaggaaaaaacgtcattttttactgcatgtttatcaaaatttaaaaaaatcctctatttacagttttataaaatttgggtcacataatctccctgcaaaatgaaacaaaatgccgttttgaaaaataggggtccatgaactcgttgtcatgttaaatcagtttgaatgataaaaatcagtcgaaaaatgcatcttttcccgatatgtcagagtttgacgtcgcgaaaataacaaattacgttagcaacgtcactgccttccctgtaactgtatcgtatgcccttaatttTGGATCAACGAAATTTGcactatatatatttggtttgcAGTTTGATCAGAAGAAACAACCACAAGGCTAGATACAATTGATTATCTAATTACTACTTCAGTTAAATATTAAttagtattataattttcactGTTATTAATATAAGTTAGATAAGTCATCAAATCTTATCTGAATTTCGTCCTATTTCTCTCAATTTTTGAAACACGTTAAAGAAATTTatatgtgacgtcactttgggCGTTGCATTGACTATGGCTAACAGggcttttattttgtaatttgttcgTTTTTCATTCTATAGCTAATCACCACTCAGTTTAATCATGCATATCTATCATATAgtcatttcataaaatttactgtttactaAAACTAAGTATTATTCTTGATAATAATGATGTTCTGTCCCAGGCGGATAACCCTGGcctcacaactttttggaacttttggtgtTCGATGATCTTCAACTTGGTAGTTGTTATGGCTTTCAAACTCTTTACATCTGAGCATAGTGTTGTGTTGACGTAGCAAGGTctgttgtataaaaatattttttaacctgTTACCTTTGGATGGTtattagaatcatattcaaaacagtgtggtcctggccattgattgacgacaaAAATtttcccattgactgggacagattaggtgaacgtttgtcggtaacaatcactgctcactatgtacttgataaagacactgaatctgtggggtcaccaaaggttctcaacacctaaaaaaagcaattcgaaaaacgaatccggaataatacaatgtgttgatttatatcaatgatataaatcaaaacataaaggttattcctgaatattgttttcaaattattttattattaaaggcgttaagaacctttggtgaccccacagtttaaattctataataagtaagaagtgagcaatggtcgttacagacaaacgttcacctaatctgtcccagtcaatgggataatttaggtcgtcaatcaatggccaggaccacactgttttgaatatgattctattagTATGTTTCTCTGTCCTTTAATTTCtcccatttttctatttctttattgtaaccctgtcgtgtaatgctggaattttaatgttataattaaaactgttattaaagcgggaggtttggcatgtcacacaaccaggttcaacccaccatttttttcataaaatgccctgtaccaagtcacgAAAAaagccattgttacattatagttcgtttctctgtgtgttacgtttcggtgttgtgtcgtagttctcttatatttgataggtttccctcagttttagtttgtaacccaaatctgtttttttctctatcgttttatgaattttgaacagcggtttactactgttgcctttatttagacaATATCTATATAGTATTAAGACAGACTCCAGTTGAGCTATTGTAGTTATAACGCAACTTTATACGTAATGAATACGAACTTTAGACACAATTTTGTTTCTGCCGTGAAGCTAATATAAATCAACTGATTGAACTAACAGcaatgataaaatacatgttgCAACCATTTTTACCGAACGAGTTGCTTAATTGTCATCgttgtataatatatatgtagtatctaacacattaaaaaactatataatatataattgataCGTCACAGTAATAGTTCTAACGCAAGAAATTGAGGAATGCTTTGGTTTCTTCTCCAGTTCCTGTTTTCGTTGCCGTTACTTCTATTTCTGTACCCCCGAACGTCAGTTGAACAGATACCTGGCGGTGCTTTCCTCCTCTGGTGTCAGGCATATGTACAGTGAGTTCTCCTAGATAGGCGCACGAGGGGTCATCCGTGTACCGGGGGTCTTCCTCTGTAGATGTATAGATGGAAACTCGCATTTTTGTCTGATCAGAGTACGACGgataatacattttttcttcTATTGCCTCATTGATATGAACGGCCTGTCCAATTATTACATGTTTACTGAAAGAATCTCCACATTTTGATTTTCCGTCTCTAATTTTTCGTTTGCTCTCAGGATCAACACCCTCCTTGAACCTGGAGTTTGTCCGAACTCCGTATGTGAACTTACAAACCCGCGTAGATATAATTCTTGGTTCATAACCGTATTGAACCGCTCCTTTCAATACTGCCAAACCAGCCTCGTGtggaataattatatttttatctggAAAGCTTAGTTCAACAGCTTTTCGAAGCATGGGAGAATCGGAAAACCCACCAACCATTAGAATTGTATTTGTACCTCTCACGTTTTCTTCATTAAAGATGCCTTTCAAATGCTGAACTATGTGTTGACAGGTTGAATCGAAAAATCCCTGCGCCAAAGCTGCATCGACACGCAGCTTGTCACCCACCCATGTTACTCGCTTAGATGAGGACACCGACTGTTTAAAATCTGTACCTTCTTCCCTTTTGAATATTTCGCTTAAAGTACTAGGAACTCTGAATGTCACTTTCGACGTTTGATCTGGTTGGATGTTACGCTTCTTGATTTCGAATTCTCTGCAAAGGTCCAAGTGTCCAGCCTTATCTTCATCCCGGAATTTGTAAACAGTCGTAGGTCCTGCTAGCTCCATCATGTATTCATCAAACGCCTGGTCAACTTTAGTTCCTCCCCAGTCGCCCCCATTGGCCATATACAGTTGTTTAATAGATCCATCCGTTTGTACTTCCTGAACAGTAATATCAACTGTGCCACCTGAGAAGAAAAACATCAATGTAGAATTTGAAACTAGTTTAATTAAGCAATTAAATAGTGTTATAACTAATTTCTTGGATAAAGTTTTATTGTAACAAGCTCAAACACCATAAGTATGTATCAGTGATTCGCTTACATGGATATGACGACGCCCCGTTTCATGTACCTGTATGTTTCAAGACTCGGTCGTCTTGAACATTCATGACacttgtcactggacgttaataATCTACAATATATTAGTCAAGACTCTCGAGATCGTTTGGTTAACTATTGGATCATGAAACTAATACGGATATAGAGGGTTGCTCGGATTCGTATTTTTATAACTCGTTCAACTCGACGGATTTACACTGGAAATAACTTCTCTATTGGGGAACCGCTTGTCCCATACACTGTCCCCTTTTTGAAACGCTTTGAAACTATACTACATAATAAACTTTAAAGTATACATACCCCCAGCATCAAGTATAAGATATTTTGTGCCTGGTGAGAACGCTCCCAGTGCTGATTTTCCACCAGAATCTAAACGTTCAGTAGGAAGATGTTTGCAGTATATAGAAGCAGCTTCTGGTTCCAAGGCTAACATCAATTGGCTGTTGGGGATGCCTCCctgcaaatgaaatatatttccaCAATTACAATACTGTTTTGGTGATTGTATATTTGATGATACACTCTGTTCTATTCTAACATGGTACTAGTATGAGGTtcaacatatacaaaaaaaaacaaagttgttTCGGAAACCGTGCAACGTCATTGCTAATTATTTCGATCGTCCATCCTGAAATTGTCGACAGACTTGATTTGACGTatacaaatgttattaattggccagaatttaaaatttttgaatatgTTGTATCGATcatttttacaacttttaattGACAAGTAGCAATCAATGACCACGTCACAAATAATCAAGATTtcaagattctttatttcttaaacaCCATAAAGATACAATGGTACAAAGAAGTTCATCAAAAGTCATATAACATAACACAAACACACATGACAAGATgagatgaaaatatcaaataatacatgataaacagtATAGTAAAGAAGAGTGGTGATTAACCAGGAAGACTCACTTGAAAAGTTATAACCCTGATAAATTTGCACAGCTTTTTCAACTAATAAGAACGTACCTCTACAGCAGCTTCCCTCATAAACTGTTTGGCTGGATCAGACCAGATAGCAGGCACGGTAAGAACCCATGTGATCTCCGTCTTTTTTATCTGGATATCTCTCTTGGCTATTTGTTCCATCAAATGTCCCCTAAGGTAGTTGATACTTTTTGAAATTACTTTTAATGCTTCCAAATGTTTTCCTTGGTCATCCTCTATTGTAAGATTACGTGGTATCTCcttcaatataaaatatgtacttATACTAATTGTTAGTGTTATACTAATCTTAATGCATTGAAATGAAAATCCTCATGTTagtatatggttttttttctatcttaatATTGGTTTAAGACTTCATAATATGGTCATACTGTTGACAGaactttaaaaggtaaaatatacataataattaaaaaaaaagaagaacaattttaatgtttttcattaGAAGAGCTTTCTTTACTACATGTTGATATCAAAATTCGGATCCATTGTAgctttcaataatttttttagtaATATTATGTGTTCCATATTGATAACGTATTGTCCAACCAAAAACAAGTTCAGTTACAAGTGCAACGTATGACTTATTCCAATTAGGGTTGAGATTAGGGATCAGGTTATGGTAAAGGTAAAGTCGTTTCCACTATTTGTACCAACCGGCAAATCATGTTTCGGCGTTTTGGTCCTAGTTGGTCGGCACcataaagtataaaaataaaatagagaatcgaaatggggaatgtgtcaaagagacaacaatccgaccaacgAGTAGAATAAAAC contains these protein-coding regions:
- the LOC134701698 gene encoding heat shock 70 kDa protein 12B-like, with the protein product MANSYETISDSLLVAAIDFGTTFSGYAFAFKGDYMEDPLKISGFTWTLGSQAGLSLKTPTCVLFNPRGEFDSFGAEAEEKYTALAESEDHQSWYFFSRFKMQLYKNHEIPRNLTIEDDQGKHLEALKVISKSINYLRGHLMEQIAKRDIQIKKTEITWVLTVPAIWSDPAKQFMREAAVEGGIPNSQLMLALEPEAASIYCKHLPTERLDSGGKSALGAFSPGTKYLILDAGGGTVDITVQEVQTDGSIKQLYMANGGDWGGTKVDQAFDEYMMELAGPTTVYKFRDEDKAGHLDLCREFEIKKRNIQPDQTSKVTFRVPSTLSEIFKREEGTDFKQSVSSSKRVTWVGDKLRVDAALAQGFFDSTCQHIVQHLKGIFNEENVRGTNTILMVGGFSDSPMLRKAVELSFPDKNIIIPHEAGLAVLKGAVQYGYEPRIISTRVCKFTYGVRTNSRFKEGVDPESKRKIRDGKSKCGDSFSKHVIIGQAVHINEAIEEKMYYPSYSDQTKMRVSIYTSTEEDPRYTDDPSCAYLGELTVHMPDTRGGKHRQVSVQLTFGGTEIEVTATKTGTGEETKAFLNFLR